Proteins from one Nicotiana tabacum cultivar K326 chromosome 23, ASM71507v2, whole genome shotgun sequence genomic window:
- the LOC107831902 gene encoding putative glucose-6-phosphate 1-epimerase isoform X1: MGHYAPVWDHRASVEVTKDPSGMNQVTLRNPKGASVQVSLLGGQVTSWRNDRGEELLFTSSKGIVKSSKAVRGGISVFFPQYGVEQHGSARNKNWTIEDDAPSLNSFDTQGKSFVDLLLKPSEDDLKFWPHAFEFRLRVSLASDGSLSLISRIRNINGKPFSFSFAYQTYFSVSDISEVRLEGLETLDYRDNLCKKELFTEQGDAITFEAEIDRVYHSSPNCIAVLDHERKRTYLIRKEGLPDIVLWNPWEKKSRAMVDLGDTEYRKMLCVDGAAIEKPITLKPGKEWTGRVELVVVPSTLCSDFSPSKSGQKRFRNR, from the exons ATGGGGCACTATGCACCTGTCTGGGATCATAGGGCTTCGGTCGAAGTAACGAAAGATCCGAGTGGTATGAATCAGGTCACGCTTCGTAACCCTAAGGGTGCCTCTGTACAG GTTAGCTTGCTCGGAGGACAAGTTACGTCTTGGCGGAATGATCGAGGTGAAGAGCTCCTATTCACCAGCAGTAAG GGCATTGTCAAATCTTCGAAAGCTGTACGAGGGGGAATCTCTGTTTTCTTTCCCCAG TATGGAGTTGAGCAACATGGATCTGCCAGAAACAAAAATTGGACCATTGAAGACGACGCTCCATCTCTAAACTCTTTTGACACCCAAGGAAAATCTTTTGTTGATTTGCTGCTCAAACCATCAGAAGATGATCTGAAGTTCTGGCCTCATGC CTTTGAGTTTCGGCTTCGGGTTTCTCTTGCATCAGATGGAAGCCTGTCCTTGATATCTCGTATAAGAAACATCAACGGCAAACCGTTCAGCTTCTCATTTGCTTACCAAACATATTTCTCTGTTTCTGACATAAG TGAAGTGCGGCTAGAAGGTTTAGAAACACTGGATTATCGTGACAATTTGTGCAAGAAAGAACTCTTTACGGAACAAGGAGATGCCATAACATTTGAAGCTGAG aTTGACCGCGTCTACCATAGTTCTCCAAATTGCATTGCTGTTCTTGATCATGAAAGGAAGCGAACATATCTGATAAGAAAGGAAGGGTTACCAGATATTG TGCTATGGAATCCCTGGGAAAAGAAATCCAGAGCAATGGTGGATCTTGGCGACACAGAGTACAGGAAGATGCTTTGTGTTGATGGAGCAGCAATTGAAAAACCCATAACTTTGAAGCCAGGAAAGGAGTGGACAGGTCGCGTGGAGCTTGTGGTTGTACCATCAACCCTTTGCAGCGACTTTAGTCCCTCCAAGTCTGGCCAAAAACGTTTTAGAAATCGCTAA
- the LOC107831902 gene encoding putative glucose-6-phosphate 1-epimerase isoform X2, translating to MRWSFEQGIVKSSKAVRGGISVFFPQYGVEQHGSARNKNWTIEDDAPSLNSFDTQGKSFVDLLLKPSEDDLKFWPHAFEFRLRVSLASDGSLSLISRIRNINGKPFSFSFAYQTYFSVSDISEVRLEGLETLDYRDNLCKKELFTEQGDAITFEAEIDRVYHSSPNCIAVLDHERKRTYLIRKEGLPDIVLWNPWEKKSRAMVDLGDTEYRKMLCVDGAAIEKPITLKPGKEWTGRVELVVVPSTLCSDFSPSKSGQKRFRNR from the exons ATGAGATGGTCATTCGAACAG GGCATTGTCAAATCTTCGAAAGCTGTACGAGGGGGAATCTCTGTTTTCTTTCCCCAG TATGGAGTTGAGCAACATGGATCTGCCAGAAACAAAAATTGGACCATTGAAGACGACGCTCCATCTCTAAACTCTTTTGACACCCAAGGAAAATCTTTTGTTGATTTGCTGCTCAAACCATCAGAAGATGATCTGAAGTTCTGGCCTCATGC CTTTGAGTTTCGGCTTCGGGTTTCTCTTGCATCAGATGGAAGCCTGTCCTTGATATCTCGTATAAGAAACATCAACGGCAAACCGTTCAGCTTCTCATTTGCTTACCAAACATATTTCTCTGTTTCTGACATAAG TGAAGTGCGGCTAGAAGGTTTAGAAACACTGGATTATCGTGACAATTTGTGCAAGAAAGAACTCTTTACGGAACAAGGAGATGCCATAACATTTGAAGCTGAG aTTGACCGCGTCTACCATAGTTCTCCAAATTGCATTGCTGTTCTTGATCATGAAAGGAAGCGAACATATCTGATAAGAAAGGAAGGGTTACCAGATATTG TGCTATGGAATCCCTGGGAAAAGAAATCCAGAGCAATGGTGGATCTTGGCGACACAGAGTACAGGAAGATGCTTTGTGTTGATGGAGCAGCAATTGAAAAACCCATAACTTTGAAGCCAGGAAAGGAGTGGACAGGTCGCGTGGAGCTTGTGGTTGTACCATCAACCCTTTGCAGCGACTTTAGTCCCTCCAAGTCTGGCCAAAAACGTTTTAGAAATCGCTAA